Proteins encoded by one window of Conger conger chromosome 1, fConCon1.1, whole genome shotgun sequence:
- the LOC133127507 gene encoding interferon-inducible GTPase 5-like, whose protein sequence is MAEGFTIVGEDEVREIRDALENQTLTSAVAKIQDYFEQIDSVELNIAITGESGSGKSTFVNAFRGLVEDNKGAAPTGVVETTVYPHPKYPKVKVWDLPGIGTPNFKADEYLQKVKFERYDFFIIIISERFKVNNVLLATEIQRMKKRFYFVRSKIDNSIHAEKRKKDFDEDKTLSIIREDCMKGLLENGVASPTVFLISSFDLQLYDFPKLQETMEKELPEHKQRVLLLSLPNITLDINKKKKEALQANIWKVSLLSGAVAAIPIPGLSVVVDVGILVKELSSYYQAFGLDDESLKNLSDKTNVPLEELKAVLTSPLNKEISGDVVIKLLTKFAGAGVMLLEYWASTIPVFGSMAAAGISYSTTHRMLTSCLNELAEDAQKVLMRALQSPV, encoded by the exons ATGGCTGAGGGTTTTACCATTGTTGGAGAGGATGAGGTGAGGGAGATCAGGGATGCACTGGAAAACCAGACCTTGACTTCAGCCGTGGCTAAGATCCAGGACTACTTTGAGCAGATTGACAGTGTGGAACTAAATATTGCCATCACCGGAGAGTCTGGCTCTGGCAAGTCCACCTTTGTCAATGCATTCCGGGGTCTGGTGGAAGACAACAAGGGCGCAGCTCCAACCGGCGTGGTTGAGACCACCGTGTACCCCCACCCTAAATATCCCAAAGTCAAAGTGTGGGACCTTCCCGGGATTGGGACACCCAATTTCAAAGCAGACGAGTACCTTCAAAAAGTAAAATTCGAACGCTATGatttcttcatcatcatcatctcagaACGTTTCAAAGTCAACAATGTGCTGCTGGCCACAGAGATCCAACGCATGAAGAAGAGGTTCTACTTTGTTCGCTCAAAGATTGACAACAGCATACATgcagagaaaaggaagaaggacTTTGACGAGGACAAAACCCTCAGTATAATTCGGGAAGACTGCATGAAAG GCCTCCTGGAAAATGGAGTGGCATCTCCCACGGTCTTCCTTATCTCCAGCTTTGACCTGCAGCTCTACGACTTCCCAAAGCTGCAGGAGACGATGGAGAAAGAGCTGCCTGAACACAAGCAGCGTGTCCTCCTGCTGTCACTGCCCAACATCACCCTGGACATcaacaagaagaagaaagaggccCTGCAGGCCAACATATGGAAGGTGTCCCTGCTGTCAGGCGCCGTGGCAGCCATACCCATCCCAGGACTGTCTGTGGTGGTGGATGTTGGCATCCTGGTCAAAGAGCTCAGCAGTTATTACCAGGCTTTTGGCCTGGATGATGAATCCCTGAAAAACCTCTCTGACAAAACGAACGTGCCTCTGGAGGAACTGAAAGCGGTCCTCACATCCCCCCTCAACAAGGAGATATCGGGCGATGTGGTCATCAAGTTGCTTACCAAATTTGCCGGAGCAGGGGTGATGTTGCTGGAGTACTGGGCCAGCACAATCCCGGTGTTCGGCTCCATGGCGGCCGCGGGAATCTCGTACTCCACCACCCACAGGATGCTGACAAGCTGCTTGAATGAGCTGGCAGAGGATGCACAAAAGGTCCTAATGAGAGCTTTGCAGTCACCGGTGTGA